A region of Oceanicoccus sp. KOV_DT_Chl DNA encodes the following proteins:
- a CDS encoding autotransporter outer membrane beta-barrel domain-containing protein, which produces MRALSNDAIKLLTISSTLLVSSISHASLLDFQGSYASELEERAAISNQQAYEELKAQGCQDSDRIATANCSGTTFIVWNNVRELVHTANELSNNGGPTQYSLDVPLFGLGFALRWTAGEEFSSQESMSNGFVNGQLSGLSSRISALRSGASGFNLSGIEHLEGNTTSGSNAGDDNTIDAWSRWGGFLNGSYTYGNQEASELEDAFDFDGNEINAGIDFRIDNNWVVGALIAYQQQEIDFDSSQSIVDGTVDMRAYSFMPFALYQSDQWYYSASLGLQRADFDTDRSIRYPSLNPNTESTDTVATSSNSADIISSSLTAGYSFFLTQSLTFDPSITVNYQNITIEEYSEEDIKNDGFNFNVSEQKIESLETVANLKLQYVISSRFGVFIPYADIGFYTQHHADPEIITATYGDASAVLSKDSQFSLPTDGTDTDYKIYTIGMSSVIRGASQDTFGSAASGGIQIYLNYREIKDIGDYRQKIIAGGLRYEF; this is translated from the coding sequence GTGAGAGCGCTTTCTAACGATGCCATTAAGCTGCTTACTATCAGCAGTACACTACTGGTCTCTAGTATCAGTCATGCCAGCTTATTAGATTTTCAAGGCAGCTACGCCAGCGAACTGGAAGAGCGCGCCGCTATCTCCAACCAGCAAGCCTATGAAGAACTAAAAGCCCAGGGCTGTCAGGATTCGGATCGCATTGCGACCGCTAATTGTAGCGGCACAACTTTTATTGTCTGGAATAATGTACGTGAATTAGTGCATACCGCTAACGAGCTATCCAATAACGGTGGCCCTACCCAATACTCTTTGGATGTTCCTCTTTTTGGCTTGGGATTCGCACTGCGCTGGACTGCCGGCGAAGAATTTTCGTCACAAGAATCCATGTCTAACGGTTTTGTTAACGGGCAATTATCCGGATTAAGCTCGCGTATTAGCGCATTGCGTAGTGGCGCCAGCGGTTTTAACCTGTCAGGTATCGAACACCTCGAGGGCAACACCACTAGCGGCAGCAACGCTGGCGACGATAACACTATCGATGCATGGTCACGTTGGGGCGGCTTTTTAAACGGTAGCTATACCTACGGCAATCAAGAAGCTAGCGAACTGGAAGATGCTTTTGATTTTGATGGCAATGAGATAAATGCTGGCATCGATTTTCGAATTGATAATAACTGGGTTGTAGGCGCACTGATCGCTTATCAACAGCAGGAAATTGATTTTGACTCTTCACAAAGTATTGTAGACGGCACCGTCGATATGCGGGCTTATTCGTTTATGCCTTTTGCACTTTATCAATCTGATCAGTGGTACTACAGTGCCTCGCTGGGATTACAGCGAGCTGATTTCGATACCGACCGCAGCATCCGTTATCCATCACTAAACCCTAACACTGAAAGCACCGACACTGTCGCCACCAGCTCCAATAGTGCCGATATTATTTCATCCAGCCTTACCGCTGGCTACAGTTTTTTTCTTACGCAAAGCCTCACTTTTGACCCATCAATCACTGTTAACTATCAAAATATTACTATCGAAGAATATAGCGAAGAAGATATTAAAAACGACGGTTTTAATTTTAATGTCAGCGAGCAAAAAATTGAATCACTCGAAACAGTTGCCAACTTAAAATTACAGTACGTCATCAGTAGCCGCTTTGGTGTATTTATCCCCTATGCCGATATTGGCTTCTATACCCAGCATCATGCTGATCCAGAAATTATTACCGCCACCTACGGCGATGCCTCGGCGGTCTTAAGTAAAGACTCTCAATTTTCTTTACCTACCGACGGCACTGATACTGATTATAAAATTTACACGATAGGAATGTCTTCTGTAATCCGTGGCGCAAGTCAGGATACTTTTGGCTCTGCAGCTAGTGGCGGCATTCAAATCTACCTCAACTATCGCGAAATCAAAGATATTGGCGACTATCGTCAAAAGATTATTGCTGGCGGTTTACGCTACGAATTTTAA
- a CDS encoding caspase family protein: MFKKTLSYTVIRHSLLSTLLLSALTSNAASLTARETRIAELQVVDCLLPGQMRMLGNRSYMTPRRPATLTAAECQIRGGEYVAYDRADFKTSLNVWMPTAEQGDADAQVNVGEIFEKGVGGTPNYEAALIWYQKAAAQNNKRAQFNIGTLYEQGLGVEKDSVMALSWYRKAWGLPEDSLVFQSAVDEQQKELLTTINKDIRKKDLQISVMKQQIAALSKTLSKQKDNDLKEQVGELQALVNELEQENKAIKSKKATLEKNNEGLKLRTPTVVAQTLTFTNTGKDVSVGDINFGKYYALVIGIEKYSAINNLDTPVNDINTIAEILTNDYGFQVQKVINADDVSIMEAINNINEKLTENDNLLIFYAGHGARLQTGELESGYWLPSNADAPPRDTFWVSNEFVTRHLTRFNAKRVLVVADSCYAGLLSSAPGFLMMGKDGTMTDEYIKYKAGKRSRLLLASGGDKPVLDGVGGNHSVFTQAFIDVLKGNQAILSGPQLYMQVRQKVVTSAKEVDFDQNPVYKTIKGAGHEVGDFFFIPKSKS; this comes from the coding sequence ATGTTCAAAAAAACACTTAGCTACACGGTAATTCGACACTCTTTGTTAAGCACGCTGTTACTGAGTGCCTTGACGAGTAATGCTGCCAGCCTAACTGCCCGGGAAACCCGCATCGCAGAGCTGCAAGTGGTCGACTGTTTACTACCGGGTCAAATGCGCATGCTCGGTAATCGCAGTTATATGACACCCCGTCGCCCCGCCACCCTGACCGCTGCCGAATGCCAAATTCGTGGTGGCGAGTATGTCGCATATGATCGCGCCGACTTTAAAACCTCGCTCAATGTATGGATGCCTACTGCCGAGCAGGGCGATGCTGACGCACAAGTCAATGTTGGTGAGATTTTTGAAAAAGGAGTTGGCGGCACGCCAAACTACGAAGCCGCCCTAATCTGGTACCAGAAAGCGGCTGCACAAAATAATAAACGTGCGCAATTTAACATTGGTACTTTGTATGAGCAGGGCCTGGGTGTAGAAAAAGATTCGGTAATGGCTTTAAGCTGGTATCGAAAAGCCTGGGGACTGCCAGAAGACAGCTTGGTATTTCAATCTGCAGTAGACGAACAACAAAAAGAATTACTCACCACAATTAACAAAGATATTCGCAAGAAAGATTTGCAAATATCGGTCATGAAACAACAAATCGCGGCACTGAGCAAAACCCTGAGCAAGCAAAAAGATAATGACCTCAAAGAACAAGTCGGCGAACTGCAAGCTCTAGTGAACGAACTCGAGCAAGAAAACAAGGCGATTAAAAGTAAAAAAGCCACTCTCGAGAAAAACAATGAAGGATTAAAGTTACGGACTCCTACTGTTGTCGCGCAAACGCTAACATTCACTAACACGGGCAAAGATGTATCCGTGGGCGATATCAATTTTGGAAAATATTATGCTTTGGTTATTGGCATCGAAAAATATTCTGCCATTAATAATCTGGACACCCCCGTCAACGACATTAACACCATTGCCGAAATTCTCACAAATGATTACGGTTTCCAAGTACAAAAAGTCATTAATGCTGACGACGTCAGCATTATGGAAGCGATCAATAACATTAATGAAAAATTAACCGAAAACGATAACTTACTGATTTTCTATGCTGGTCATGGCGCGCGCTTACAAACAGGCGAACTGGAATCCGGCTACTGGCTACCCTCTAACGCCGATGCCCCGCCCCGCGATACCTTTTGGGTTTCCAATGAATTTGTCACCCGCCACCTAACCCGTTTCAACGCCAAACGGGTACTAGTTGTTGCCGACTCCTGTTATGCAGGGCTGCTATCCAGCGCACCAGGCTTTTTGATGATGGGGAAAGATGGCACCATGACCGATGAATACATCAAATACAAAGCCGGTAAACGTTCGCGTTTATTATTAGCTTCAGGCGGTGACAAACCGGTACTTGATGGCGTGGGTGGTAATCACTCGGTTTTCACCCAAGCCTTTATCGACGTTTTAAAAGGTAACCAAGCTATTTTGTCGGGCCCACAATTGTATATGCAGGTTCGACAAAAAGTTGTCACCTCCGCCAAGGAAGTCGATTTTGATCAAAACCCAGTGTACAAAACGATTAAAGGCGCAGGGCATGAAGTAGGCGACTTTTTCTTTATACCCAAATCTAAATCATGA
- a CDS encoding serine/threonine-protein kinase, producing the protein MPFTDAKPIDDATITDRPGSTISIANTGMLADDNTITGDSPSPNRANPQVASASKQFANTTNYTETRNPLTNTLHKPYAVGGDAIKDRFIIKRILGQGGMGMVCQAVDLRKVEADDDQPNIAIKLLTGDFQQHPNAFISLQREAKKTQALAHPNIITVYDFDRDGETVFMTMEELDGHPLDAIIKGKTDIVVDFKTALKIVKEIAQALEYAHSKGIIHSDLKPGNIFYTNTGQTKVLDFGIARALNTELYKDTYDAGDLNALTPKYASLEMFKGLDPTLAMIFMLSA; encoded by the coding sequence GTGCCATTCACTGACGCCAAACCCATTGACGATGCCACCATCACCGACCGGCCTGGCTCCACAATTTCTATTGCCAACACCGGCATGCTCGCAGATGACAACACTATCACCGGCGATTCACCGTCACCCAACCGTGCAAACCCTCAAGTAGCATCCGCCAGTAAACAATTCGCCAACACCACTAACTATACCGAGACCAGAAACCCACTTACCAATACATTGCACAAGCCCTACGCGGTTGGTGGCGACGCCATCAAAGACCGCTTCATTATTAAAAGAATTTTGGGCCAAGGTGGCATGGGCATGGTTTGCCAAGCGGTCGATTTACGAAAAGTGGAAGCCGATGACGATCAACCTAATATCGCCATCAAGCTTCTGACCGGCGACTTCCAGCAACACCCTAACGCTTTTATCTCGCTGCAGCGAGAAGCGAAAAAAACCCAGGCGCTTGCTCACCCTAACATTATTACTGTGTACGACTTCGACCGTGATGGTGAAACCGTCTTTATGACCATGGAAGAGCTGGACGGTCATCCGCTCGACGCCATCATCAAGGGTAAAACCGATATAGTTGTAGACTTCAAAACTGCTCTCAAAATCGTAAAAGAGATCGCGCAGGCGCTGGAATATGCCCACTCGAAAGGTATTATCCATTCCGATTTAAAGCCGGGCAATATTTTCTACACCAACACTGGCCAAACTAAAGTGTTAGATTTCGGTATTGCTCGCGCGCTTAACACCGAACTGTACAAAGACACTTACGATGCCGGCGACTTAAATGCTCTCACTCCCAAGTACGCCAGTTTAGAAATGTTTAAGGGGCTAGACCCGACCCTCGCGATGATATTTATGCTCTCGGCATAA
- the panC gene encoding pantoate--beta-alanine ligase → MKTFNTSKQLRNAIIRDKSNGKRIAFVPTMGNLHEGHIQLVRKAKQVADIVVVSIFVNPLQFGAGEDLDNYPRTLAADKEKLFAEGTNYLLYPNVEEIYPEGMDKQTLVVVPDLSETLCGASRPGHFAGVATVVNKLFQIVQPDVAIFGKKDFQQLAIIEKMVKDLCMPIELIGVETARDLDGLALSSRNGYLTDEQRSIAPALHQTLLECREAIACGFDSYQDLEQYCTDALKNAGFEPDYFSVRDAETLREVTLDTEQIVILAAAKLGKPRLIDNVTLTLNPSQDWGMLATH, encoded by the coding sequence ATGAAGACATTCAATACAAGCAAGCAACTGCGTAACGCAATTATCCGTGATAAAAGCAACGGTAAGCGTATCGCCTTTGTGCCCACCATGGGCAATCTGCATGAAGGCCATATTCAGCTAGTGCGTAAAGCCAAACAAGTCGCCGACATTGTAGTTGTCAGTATTTTTGTCAATCCCTTGCAGTTCGGCGCTGGCGAAGATTTAGATAATTACCCGCGTACACTGGCTGCTGATAAAGAAAAATTGTTTGCCGAAGGCACTAACTATTTGCTCTACCCCAACGTAGAAGAAATCTACCCGGAGGGTATGGACAAACAAACTCTGGTGGTCGTACCGGACTTATCAGAAACATTGTGTGGCGCTAGCCGCCCGGGCCATTTCGCCGGGGTAGCCACAGTCGTTAATAAATTGTTCCAGATCGTGCAGCCTGATGTGGCGATTTTCGGCAAAAAAGATTTTCAGCAATTAGCCATTATTGAAAAAATGGTCAAAGATCTGTGCATGCCGATTGAACTGATTGGCGTTGAAACCGCTCGCGACCTCGACGGCTTAGCCCTGAGTTCTCGCAATGGCTACCTCACTGATGAGCAACGCTCAATTGCCCCGGCGCTGCATCAAACCCTGCTTGAGTGCCGCGAAGCCATCGCTTGCGGTTTCGACAGCTATCAGGATCTTGAACAGTACTGTACCGATGCCTTGAAAAACGCCGGCTTTGAGCCTGACTATTTTTCAGTACGCGATGCCGAAACACTGCGCGAAGTGACACTCGATACCGAGCAGATTGTGATTCTTGCTGCCGCCAAACTTGGCAAACCCCGATTGATCGACAACGTCACCCTGACCTTAAACCCCAGTCAGGACTGGGGCATGTTAGCCACCCATTAA
- the folK gene encoding 2-amino-4-hydroxy-6-hydroxymethyldihydropteridine diphosphokinase → MTRCFIALGSNLDQPRQQVASAINELSTLAGTTLVATSYFYQSTAIGPGEQPDYINAVVELRSQLQPLELLDALQAIENNHNRKRLERWGPRTLDLDLLYYGSAVINEPRLTVPHPRILERNFVLYPLADIAPDWRLHNQRTVQQQLLYCAKDGLSLVD, encoded by the coding sequence ATGACCCGCTGCTTTATTGCACTAGGTAGTAACCTGGATCAGCCGAGACAACAAGTTGCAAGCGCCATAAACGAATTATCAACACTTGCTGGCACCACCCTTGTCGCCACTTCGTACTTCTACCAGAGTACTGCCATAGGCCCCGGTGAACAGCCGGATTATATTAATGCCGTTGTTGAACTTCGCAGCCAACTGCAACCGTTAGAGTTGCTGGATGCTTTGCAAGCGATTGAAAATAACCATAACCGCAAACGGTTGGAGCGCTGGGGCCCACGCACGCTTGATCTGGATTTACTCTATTATGGTAGTGCTGTTATCAACGAGCCGCGCTTAACCGTTCCCCACCCACGCATTCTGGAACGCAATTTTGTACTCTACCCCTTGGCCGACATTGCACCGGATTGGCGACTACACAACCAGCGCACTGTTCAACAGCAGCTCTTGTACTGCGCAAAGGACGGCTTGAGTTTGGTTGATTAA
- the pcnB gene encoding polynucleotide adenylyltransferase PcnB, with product MTNIFSQAIKRVKTALGNDASNLDPKSLDPHIIPRDKHNISRKHISDAALKVMTTLHKAGFAGFLVGGGVRDLLLGQRPKDFDVATDATPEQVRNLFRGARIIGRRFKIVHVRFGREVIEVTTFRGSHQAPEENTKGKRPGNQQSARSKDGMLLRDNVFGTVEEDAIRRDFTINALYYSNADFAVYDYTNGVQDLHDRVIRIIGDAATRYREDPVRMLRAVRFAGKLNFDIETDTAAPLKQLASSLADISAARMFDEVLKLFMSGQAVATYELMQQHGLFEPLFPQTQASLKDPSAHTLIMQALQNTDKRIQQGKPVTPAFIFAALLWPPVKQRQQQLISEGMPAVPAMHQAAQEVASRQQQLTAVPKRFGMPMREIWELQLRLPNRGGRKAEQLFENRRFRAAYDFMILREQAGEDTGDVVQWWTDYQNRSPDQREAMSKAVQNPSGKRRSRRKPAAPKNIH from the coding sequence ATGACTAATATTTTTTCCCAAGCCATCAAGCGCGTAAAAACCGCGCTGGGGAATGACGCCAGCAACCTCGACCCAAAATCGCTAGACCCGCATATTATTCCAAGAGATAAACATAATATTTCACGCAAGCACATCAGTGATGCTGCGCTGAAAGTAATGACTACCTTACACAAAGCGGGATTTGCTGGATTTCTGGTAGGCGGCGGGGTGCGCGACCTGCTGCTTGGGCAACGTCCCAAAGACTTTGATGTCGCCACTGATGCAACCCCCGAACAAGTCAGAAACCTTTTCCGTGGTGCAAGAATTATTGGGCGGCGTTTTAAAATCGTTCATGTCCGCTTCGGCCGCGAGGTGATTGAAGTCACTACCTTTCGCGGCTCTCATCAGGCACCCGAAGAAAACACTAAAGGTAAACGGCCGGGCAACCAACAATCTGCTCGCTCCAAAGACGGCATGTTGTTACGCGACAATGTCTTCGGCACCGTCGAAGAAGATGCCATTCGCCGCGACTTCACCATCAATGCACTTTATTATTCAAATGCCGATTTTGCGGTTTACGACTACACCAACGGCGTACAAGACTTACATGACAGAGTAATCCGCATCATTGGCGACGCCGCCACTCGCTACCGGGAAGATCCGGTACGGATGCTTAGAGCCGTGCGTTTTGCCGGCAAACTCAATTTTGATATTGAAACTGATACCGCTGCGCCACTGAAACAACTCGCTTCATCGTTAGCAGACATTTCTGCCGCAAGAATGTTTGACGAAGTACTTAAATTATTTATGTCCGGTCAGGCGGTTGCTACTTATGAACTGATGCAGCAACACGGTTTATTCGAGCCATTGTTTCCACAAACTCAAGCTAGCCTCAAAGACCCATCCGCGCATACCTTGATCATGCAAGCCTTACAAAATACTGATAAGCGTATCCAACAAGGGAAACCCGTCACCCCCGCTTTTATCTTTGCCGCCCTGTTATGGCCACCGGTCAAACAACGCCAGCAACAGCTGATAAGCGAAGGGATGCCAGCAGTACCCGCCATGCATCAGGCCGCTCAGGAAGTTGCCTCTCGACAACAACAACTGACTGCCGTACCTAAGCGATTTGGTATGCCCATGCGGGAAATATGGGAGCTGCAATTGCGCCTACCTAATCGCGGCGGCCGCAAAGCTGAGCAGTTATTTGAAAATCGACGTTTTCGCGCCGCCTATGACTTTATGATACTGCGCGAGCAGGCCGGTGAAGATACTGGCGATGTGGTTCAGTGGTGGACCGACTACCAAAACCGTAGCCCCGATCAACGGGAAGCAATGAGTAAAGCCGTGCAAAACCCGTCCGGTAAACGCCGCTCGCGCCGCAAGCCTGCCGCGCCCAAAAATATTCACTAA
- a CDS encoding sigma-54-dependent transcriptional regulator has translation MEHILIVEDETVIRSALRKLLERHEYQVSEAGAVKEALDKFDLSRFDLIISDLRLPGAPGTDLIKQAGDVPVLIMTSYASLRSAVDSMKSGAVDYIAKPFDHDEMLDAVAAIIANHSPQSIPQEQRTAASVKRGHPNLGQMIGNCQPMVKLYEYIDKVAPTDTTVLVHGETGTGKELVAKAIHAYSHRTEQPFISVNCAAIPETLIESELFGYEKGAFTGANTNRMGLIEAADGGTLFLDEIGELPLEAQARLLRFIQEDEIRRIGAVESRKVDVRLICATHRDLKTLAHEGQFRPDLYYRINVMQLVLPPLRERGKDILELAETILERRCAQFNKPMKTFSPKAIQAITTYTWPGNVRELENVIERAVILEDGDTITNEQLNIDLELVNVTQIRSKRLGSEPTATPRTPATQPLYQTTNLKKTCHWKIISSDLYLSIRTL, from the coding sequence ATGGAACACATCCTAATAGTTGAAGACGAAACAGTCATTCGTAGCGCCCTGCGTAAACTATTAGAACGCCATGAATACCAAGTTAGCGAAGCCGGAGCAGTTAAAGAAGCGCTGGATAAATTTGACCTCAGCCGCTTTGACCTGATTATCAGTGACTTGCGCCTGCCAGGCGCCCCCGGTACCGACCTCATCAAACAAGCGGGGGATGTGCCGGTACTAATTATGACCAGCTATGCCAGCCTGCGCTCAGCTGTCGATTCCATGAAAAGTGGTGCTGTAGATTATATTGCCAAACCATTTGATCACGATGAAATGCTGGATGCCGTTGCCGCTATCATCGCCAACCACTCTCCCCAGAGCATCCCTCAAGAACAGCGCACCGCCGCCAGTGTTAAGCGAGGTCATCCCAATCTGGGCCAAATGATTGGTAACTGCCAGCCAATGGTCAAACTCTATGAATATATCGACAAAGTCGCACCTACTGACACTACCGTTCTTGTCCACGGCGAAACCGGGACTGGCAAAGAACTCGTCGCCAAAGCCATCCACGCCTACAGTCATCGCACCGAGCAACCGTTTATCAGCGTAAACTGTGCGGCGATTCCAGAAACATTGATCGAATCCGAGCTATTCGGCTATGAAAAAGGCGCATTTACCGGCGCCAATACCAACCGAATGGGCTTAATTGAAGCCGCTGATGGTGGCACCCTGTTTCTGGATGAAATCGGCGAATTACCTTTAGAGGCCCAAGCGCGACTGCTGAGATTTATTCAGGAAGATGAAATCCGCCGCATTGGTGCGGTTGAATCACGCAAAGTCGATGTACGCCTAATCTGTGCCACCCACCGTGATCTGAAAACACTGGCCCATGAAGGGCAATTTCGCCCCGATTTGTACTACCGCATCAATGTCATGCAACTGGTACTGCCACCACTAAGAGAACGCGGCAAAGATATTCTGGAACTGGCTGAAACGATCCTTGAACGGCGCTGCGCTCAATTCAACAAGCCCATGAAAACGTTCTCCCCCAAAGCCATCCAGGCCATTACTACCTACACATGGCCGGGCAATGTACGCGAGCTGGAGAATGTGATTGAAAGGGCCGTCATATTGGAAGACGGTGATACCATTACCAATGAGCAGCTGAATATTGATCTTGAATTAGTTAATGTCACCCAGATTCGCAGCAAGCGATTAGGTAGCGAGCCCACAGCAACCCCCAGAACACCAGCAACGCAGCCTCTATATCAGACGACGAATCTCAAGAAGACCTGTCACTGGAAGATTATTTCCAGCGATTTGTACTTGAGCATCAGGACTCTATGA